A window from Synergistales bacterium encodes these proteins:
- a CDS encoding TIGR00366 family protein yields the protein MATHTSKVPHTFVLLFSLIVIAVIGTYVLPAGEFDRTTDENTGRTVVVPGTYHKVEQSPVSFFDTFISVQRGCIDAAAVVFFVFIVYASFYVVLQTGALHSFIGWLLRITEGKELIIIPVFMYTFALAGSVFGMFEETFGFIPLFVGLSIALGYDAIVGMSMVSLGVAMGFAAAFMNPFTVGLAQKFAELPLFSGMGFRMISWGVLTTMAVLYTMRYAIKIKKDPTKSIMYGVDMGSLAMDHNELIQRKFTHREKMVLWVVIGTIALLIWGVITRGWYFNAIAGLFLIMGMACGALAGWGPSTIAKTYVEGCRDIVFGALVVGLSRGILIVMQDGNIIDTVIYGMAQPLAGFPEWVAAEGMLFVQTLINFFIPSGSGQAATTMPIMAPLADLLGVTRQTAVLAYQYGDGFSNLLWPTTLLPVICSIAHVPIEKWWRYFIPFFVMLLAVEMIFMYVAVAIGFA from the coding sequence ATGGCAACGCACACGTCCAAGGTACCGCATACCTTTGTACTGCTGTTCTCGTTGATTGTCATCGCCGTGATCGGGACCTATGTTTTGCCCGCCGGCGAGTTCGACCGAACCACCGACGAGAACACCGGTCGGACGGTGGTGGTTCCCGGGACATACCACAAGGTGGAGCAGTCCCCCGTCAGCTTCTTCGACACCTTCATCTCCGTGCAGAGAGGCTGTATCGACGCCGCCGCGGTGGTCTTCTTTGTTTTTATCGTCTACGCATCCTTCTACGTGGTGCTCCAGACCGGAGCGCTCCACTCGTTTATCGGCTGGCTCTTACGCATCACCGAGGGGAAAGAACTGATCATCATCCCGGTGTTCATGTACACCTTCGCTCTCGCGGGCTCCGTCTTCGGGATGTTCGAGGAGACCTTCGGGTTCATCCCGCTCTTTGTCGGCCTGTCCATCGCTCTTGGCTACGACGCCATCGTCGGGATGTCCATGGTCTCCCTCGGCGTGGCCATGGGGTTCGCCGCAGCCTTCATGAACCCCTTCACCGTGGGGCTGGCCCAGAAGTTCGCCGAACTGCCGCTCTTCTCCGGCATGGGCTTCCGGATGATCAGCTGGGGCGTGCTGACCACCATGGCGGTGCTCTACACAATGCGCTACGCCATCAAGATCAAGAAGGACCCCACCAAGAGCATCATGTACGGCGTGGACATGGGCAGTCTGGCCATGGACCACAACGAGCTGATCCAGCGGAAGTTCACCCATCGGGAGAAGATGGTGCTCTGGGTTGTCATCGGCACCATCGCCCTGCTGATCTGGGGGGTCATCACCCGGGGCTGGTACTTCAACGCCATCGCCGGGCTCTTCCTGATCATGGGCATGGCCTGCGGCGCACTGGCCGGCTGGGGGCCCAGCACCATCGCCAAGACCTACGTGGAGGGCTGCCGGGACATCGTCTTCGGGGCCCTGGTGGTGGGGCTCTCCAGGGGGATCCTCATCGTCATGCAGGACGGCAACATCATCGACACCGTCATCTACGGGATGGCCCAGCCGCTGGCGGGCTTCCCGGAGTGGGTGGCCGCCGAGGGCATGCTCTTCGTCCAGACGCTGATCAACTTCTTCATCCCCTCCGGCTCCGGACAGGCGGCGACCACCATGCCCATCATGGCGCCCCTGGCCGACCTGCTGGGCGTCACCAGGCAGACGGCGGTACTGGCCTATCAGTACGGCGACGGCTTCTCCAATCTCCTCTGGCCGACCACACTGCTGCCTGTTATCTGCAGTATCGCCCACGTGCCCATCGAGAAATGGTGGAGGTATTTCATTCCCTTCTTCGTCATGCTCCTCGCCGTGGAGATGATCTTCATGTACGTGGCCGTGGCCATCGGTTTCGCCTAA
- a CDS encoding amidohydrolase family protein, whose translation MQQADLLLKGGTLIDPVGGEERRTALAVRNGLILGEGDPSSFAAAKEMDITGRYVLPGFIDTHMHDEELDDPATTELALLRQGVTTAVAGNCGTGPRQETVRAHRRHPWLEIGYLTGHWALRDSIGLTDVHRAASPQQLEEMQRILAAELREGSLGLSFGLEYVPETSPEEVRALVEVLRDFTHRLVSIHIRYDGPRCLEGVEEAVDLARSTGVRVQISHFGSMNAFGHLPESLELVDRAHDEGVDVTFDCYPYDAFCTYAGTTVFDPGFRERWNKDYGDLEAASGTYVGRRLTRESFDDIRANSPGELIIAHVMNESEVLTCLQHPRCAIASDATLHRGEGHPRAAGTFPRALRRLREEGLSWPDAVRHATSLPAHMAWFDDRGNLEAGNRADLVVVDPQHLRDRATFADQLAPPEGIDCVILGGEIAVEHNTATEPLGRLLTRREDGSPAERRNSE comes from the coding sequence ATGCAACAGGCGGATCTGCTCCTGAAAGGGGGCACACTCATCGACCCCGTGGGCGGAGAGGAACGCAGGACGGCTCTGGCCGTCAGGAACGGCCTCATCCTGGGGGAAGGCGACCCGTCCTCCTTCGCTGCGGCGAAGGAAATGGACATCACGGGGCGTTATGTATTGCCGGGCTTCATCGACACCCATATGCACGATGAAGAACTGGACGATCCGGCCACCACGGAGCTCGCCCTGCTCCGTCAGGGCGTCACCACGGCCGTCGCCGGGAACTGCGGCACCGGACCACGCCAGGAGACGGTGCGGGCACACCGCCGGCATCCCTGGCTGGAGATCGGATACCTCACCGGGCACTGGGCGCTGCGGGATTCCATCGGGCTCACCGATGTCCACCGGGCGGCCTCGCCGCAGCAGCTCGAAGAGATGCAGCGGATCCTCGCCGCCGAACTCCGGGAGGGTTCCCTGGGGCTCTCCTTCGGTCTGGAGTATGTCCCCGAGACAAGCCCCGAGGAGGTCAGAGCCCTCGTGGAGGTCCTGCGGGATTTCACCCATCGGCTGGTGTCCATCCATATCCGCTACGACGGGCCGCGCTGCCTTGAAGGCGTCGAGGAGGCCGTCGACCTGGCCCGTTCCACCGGGGTACGGGTCCAGATCTCCCACTTCGGGAGCATGAACGCCTTCGGACATCTGCCCGAATCGCTGGAGCTGGTGGACCGGGCCCACGACGAAGGCGTGGACGTCACCTTCGACTGCTACCCCTACGACGCCTTCTGCACCTACGCCGGCACCACCGTCTTCGACCCCGGGTTCCGGGAGCGCTGGAACAAGGACTACGGAGACCTGGAGGCGGCGTCTGGCACCTATGTGGGGCGGCGCCTCACCAGGGAGAGCTTCGACGACATCCGCGCCAACAGCCCCGGCGAGCTGATCATCGCCCATGTGATGAACGAATCGGAGGTCCTCACCTGTCTCCAGCACCCCCGCTGCGCCATCGCTTCGGACGCCACGCTCCACAGGGGCGAAGGCCATCCGCGTGCGGCGGGCACCTTCCCCAGAGCGTTGCGCCGGCTCCGGGAAGAGGGGCTCAGCTGGCCCGATGCCGTCCGCCACGCCACCTCCCTCCCCGCCCACATGGCATGGTTCGACGACCGGGGGAACCTCGAGGCGGGAAACCGGGCGGACCTGGTGGTTGTCGACCCGCAGCATCTCAGGGACAGGGCCACCTTCGCCGATCAGCTCGCCCCGCCCGAAGGGATCGACTGTGTCATCCTCGGCGGCGAGATCGCCGTGGAGCACAACACCGCTACCGAACCGCTGGGGAGGCTTCTGACTCGACGTGAGGACGGATCACCTGCAGAAAGGAGGAACAGTGAATGA
- a CDS encoding M20 family metallopeptidase, with amino-acid sequence MTDIEKQWERISAALDSASEDAIAVSDALGAHPELGDQEFESSKQHVAYLRSRGFDVTYPFCDLPTAYQAVAGKGNRPVVALLAEYDALPEMGHACGHNVHGAMSLLAGAGLVEAAEEGLAELRVIGTPAEETNGAKVAMVDKGVFDDVDLALMIHSGAGTTYTDYRCLAMDALEFTFTGRSAHAAGAPWEGVNALNGLQLFFHAIDMLRQHVRPEVRMHGFVREGGVAPNIVPEKAVGRFYFRAPWRDYLNGLVEQVYNAARGAALATGTEVTWRNNETSFDNLKPNPPAEQLMKEAFRDIGVAVGSSPGHMGSSDIGNVSHACPAIQPIHALVEEEMALHTTAFAGVTTSSRSHKGLVEGGKALARAILRYCRDPELQERIREDFRTRTS; translated from the coding sequence ATGACAGATATCGAAAAGCAGTGGGAGCGGATATCCGCGGCACTGGACAGTGCTTCCGAAGACGCCATAGCGGTGAGCGACGCCCTCGGCGCCCATCCCGAACTGGGCGACCAGGAGTTCGAGTCCAGCAAGCAGCACGTTGCCTACCTCAGGTCCCGGGGCTTTGATGTCACCTACCCCTTCTGTGACCTCCCCACCGCCTACCAGGCGGTGGCGGGCAAGGGCAACAGACCTGTGGTGGCGCTGCTGGCCGAATACGACGCCCTCCCCGAAATGGGCCACGCCTGCGGCCACAATGTCCACGGTGCCATGTCGCTGCTCGCCGGAGCCGGTCTCGTCGAGGCAGCCGAAGAGGGCCTCGCCGAACTCCGCGTCATCGGCACGCCGGCGGAGGAGACCAACGGTGCCAAGGTCGCCATGGTCGACAAGGGGGTCTTCGACGACGTGGACCTCGCCCTGATGATCCACTCCGGCGCCGGCACCACCTATACGGACTACCGCTGCCTCGCCATGGACGCCCTGGAATTCACCTTCACCGGCAGATCGGCCCACGCCGCCGGCGCACCCTGGGAGGGCGTCAACGCCCTCAACGGACTCCAGCTCTTCTTCCACGCCATCGACATGCTGCGCCAGCATGTCCGCCCGGAGGTGCGCATGCACGGATTCGTCAGGGAGGGAGGGGTGGCGCCCAATATCGTTCCCGAGAAGGCCGTGGGGCGTTTCTACTTCCGGGCTCCCTGGAGGGACTACCTCAACGGCCTTGTCGAGCAGGTCTACAACGCCGCCCGCGGCGCGGCCCTGGCCACGGGGACGGAGGTCACCTGGCGCAACAATGAGACCAGTTTCGACAACCTCAAGCCGAATCCGCCGGCGGAACAGCTGATGAAAGAGGCCTTCCGGGACATCGGCGTCGCCGTCGGGAGCTCGCCGGGGCACATGGGCTCCAGCGACATCGGCAATGTCTCCCACGCCTGCCCCGCCATCCAGCCCATCCACGCCCTGGTGGAGGAGGAGATGGCGCTCCACACCACGGCCTTCGCCGGGGTCACCACCTCCTCCCGGTCCCACAAGGGGCTCGTCGAAGGAGGGAAGGCCCTGGCCCGGGCGATCCTCCGCTATTGCCGCGATCCGGAGCTGCAGGAACGCATTCGAGAGGATTTCCGCACCAGAACAAGCTGA
- a CDS encoding adenosine-specific kinase, with translation MAELKGWFVEQLDVPEDSNIIIGQSHFIKTVEDIYEALVTSSTSLEFGIAFCEASGPCLIRRDGNADDLVDVAVANAERLRTGHTFIILLRGGFPINVMNSLKQVQEVCRIDAATANPLQVVVVETDQGRGVVSVVDGYAARGVEGEEHIRERKALLRDIIGYKR, from the coding sequence GTGGCAGAGCTGAAGGGTTGGTTTGTGGAACAGCTGGATGTGCCGGAAGACAGCAATATCATCATCGGGCAGAGTCATTTCATCAAGACCGTGGAGGACATCTATGAAGCCCTGGTGACCTCGTCGACATCCCTGGAGTTCGGCATCGCCTTCTGTGAGGCCTCCGGGCCCTGCCTGATCCGCAGGGACGGCAACGCCGACGACCTGGTAGACGTCGCCGTGGCGAACGCGGAACGGCTCCGTACAGGGCATACCTTCATCATCCTGCTGCGCGGAGGCTTTCCCATCAACGTGATGAACAGCCTCAAGCAGGTACAGGAGGTCTGCCGCATCGACGCGGCCACCGCCAACCCTCTGCAGGTGGTGGTGGTGGAGACCGACCAGGGCCGCGGCGTGGTGTCGGTGGTCGACGGGTACGCCGCCAGGGGCGTGGAAGGCGAGGAGCACATCAGGGAACGGAAGGCACTGCTGCGGGACATCATCGGCTACAAGCGGTGA
- a CDS encoding ATP-binding cassette domain-containing protein, whose protein sequence is MERCRREEPPLFPQGGEREVACWLYAPEERREALTLERLKSSFFESTVIHPSVKGREPLLEVEGLRKHFQTRGHWGEHAVVRAVDDVSFDIYPGETLGLVGESGCGKTTTGKVIVGLEDPTEGTITYKGTPMATLSPEKRREVSRSLQMVFQDPYSSLNPRMTVKEIVGEGLEIHGLAPTETALREKVGKALEDSGLRPEVMNRYPHEFSGGQRQRIGIARALAMDPELIVCDEPVSALDVSIQAQVINLLQELQSEHNLTFLFVAHDLSVVRHISDRVVVMYLGHVMEMAPTDTLFDAYRHPYTEALLSAVPEPRPKKESSRIILSGDVPSPIDPPSGCPFHTRCQRKKGPVCEKQAPPLREVGDRHSVACWWYTDGDDQT, encoded by the coding sequence ATGGAACGCTGCCGCAGAGAGGAACCGCCACTCTTTCCTCAGGGCGGGGAGCGCGAGGTGGCCTGCTGGCTCTACGCCCCGGAAGAGAGGCGGGAGGCCTTGACGCTGGAGAGGCTGAAGTCGTCTTTCTTCGAATCTACGGTGATCCACCCGTCCGTGAAAGGCCGCGAACCGCTGTTGGAGGTGGAGGGGCTGCGGAAACACTTCCAGACCAGGGGCCACTGGGGCGAGCACGCTGTGGTGCGTGCCGTGGACGACGTTTCCTTCGATATCTATCCCGGTGAGACCCTGGGGCTTGTGGGCGAGTCGGGCTGCGGGAAGACCACCACCGGCAAGGTGATCGTTGGTCTGGAGGATCCCACCGAAGGAACCATCACCTACAAGGGCACGCCCATGGCGACCCTCTCGCCGGAGAAGCGGCGGGAGGTGAGCCGGAGTCTGCAGATGGTCTTCCAGGATCCCTACAGCTCGCTGAACCCGCGGATGACGGTGAAGGAGATCGTCGGCGAGGGGCTGGAGATCCACGGGCTCGCCCCCACCGAAACGGCGCTGCGGGAGAAGGTGGGCAAGGCCCTGGAGGATTCGGGGCTGCGACCGGAGGTGATGAACCGCTACCCCCACGAATTCTCCGGCGGACAGCGCCAGCGGATCGGCATCGCCCGGGCCCTGGCCATGGATCCGGAGCTGATTGTCTGCGACGAACCGGTCTCGGCCCTGGATGTCTCCATCCAGGCCCAGGTGATCAATCTGCTTCAGGAACTGCAGTCGGAGCACAACCTCACCTTCCTCTTCGTTGCCCACGATCTCTCGGTGGTGCGTCATATCTCCGACCGGGTGGTGGTGATGTACCTCGGCCATGTGATGGAGATGGCGCCGACGGATACGCTCTTCGACGCCTACAGGCATCCCTATACCGAGGCACTGCTCTCCGCCGTGCCGGAACCGCGGCCGAAGAAGGAATCCAGCCGGATCATCCTCTCCGGGGATGTCCCGTCACCCATCGATCCTCCTTCGGGCTGCCCCTTCCACACACGGTGCCAGAGGAAGAAAGGACCGGTCTGCGAAAAGCAGGCGCCGCCTCTCAGGGAGGTGGGCGACAGGCACTCTGTCGCCTGCTGGTGGTACACTGACGGGGATGACCAGACATAA
- a CDS encoding ABC transporter permease has protein sequence MPPFWWSGAVEPGTAESGKATSESETDLSSQQSAEQSGQFATFELDLGGTAEEEEVRAPEHHYIFGTDDLGRDVFSRVIYGARLSLLIGFISVGIALMVGMLLGLVSGYYGRWLDDVIMRSMDILLSIPYVLLAILIVAILGPGLVNAMIAIGIVSVPHFARIVRGSVLSLKQSEYVQAARVLGAGDIHIIFRHILRNSLSPIIVQTTLTFASAILSAAALGFLGLGAQPPTPEWGVMLADGRKLLLTSPWSVIFPGAAIVIFVLGFNLLGDGLRDALDVRMKD, from the coding sequence ATGCCTCCCTTCTGGTGGTCCGGTGCGGTGGAACCGGGAACCGCCGAATCCGGAAAGGCGACCTCGGAGAGCGAGACCGACCTGTCGTCGCAGCAGAGCGCCGAACAGAGCGGGCAGTTCGCCACCTTCGAGCTTGATCTGGGCGGAACGGCTGAGGAAGAGGAGGTCCGTGCGCCGGAGCACCACTACATCTTCGGCACCGACGATCTGGGACGGGATGTCTTCAGCCGGGTGATCTACGGGGCGCGCCTGTCGCTTCTGATCGGCTTCATCTCCGTAGGCATCGCCCTGATGGTGGGGATGCTGCTGGGGCTTGTCTCCGGCTACTACGGCAGGTGGCTGGACGACGTGATCATGCGGTCCATGGATATCCTGCTCTCCATCCCCTATGTGCTGCTGGCCATCCTCATCGTCGCCATCCTCGGCCCCGGCCTGGTGAACGCCATGATCGCCATCGGGATCGTCAGCGTCCCCCACTTCGCCAGGATCGTCCGGGGCTCCGTACTGTCGCTGAAACAGAGCGAGTATGTCCAGGCCGCCAGGGTGCTGGGGGCCGGCGACATCCATATCATCTTCCGGCATATCCTGCGGAACAGCCTCTCGCCGATCATCGTACAGACCACGCTGACCTTTGCCTCGGCCATCCTCTCGGCGGCGGCGCTCGGGTTTCTGGGGCTGGGCGCGCAGCCGCCCACACCGGAGTGGGGTGTCATGCTGGCCGACGGGCGGAAGCTGCTTCTGACCTCCCCCTGGTCGGTGATCTTCCCCGGTGCGGCGATCGTGATCTTCGTCCTGGGCTTCAACCTGCTCGGCGACGGGCTCAGGGACGCCCTGGATGTCCGGATGAAAGACTGA
- a CDS encoding ABC transporter permease, whose protein sequence is MHLTRYLFRRILMLVPVFLVLSSVIFLMIEAIPGDPAQIMLGQHASPEALEKLRHKLGLDEPVYIRYGKFVGRLVRGDLGDSIMSGRPVAEELKEKLAATIELSVFAMLIATAVGILAGFISAWKQYSLFDYVSMVGALVGVSMPIYWLGFMLIILFSLHLGWLPTSGRLDATMSLVSTTGFYLIDTLLSGNWNAFVNVVRHLVMPAICLATVPMAIIARMTRSSMLEALNQDYVRTAKAKGVGANKILFVHAFKNAAIPIITVLGLQFGYLMGGAILTETVFSWPGVGRWVLEGILARDFPVIAGGTMAVAGLFVLVNLCVDILYAFVDPRIRY, encoded by the coding sequence ATGCACCTTACGAGATATCTCTTCCGACGGATCCTGATGCTGGTTCCCGTTTTTCTTGTGCTCTCCTCGGTGATCTTCCTGATGATCGAGGCCATCCCCGGTGATCCTGCCCAGATCATGCTGGGACAGCACGCCTCGCCGGAAGCGCTGGAGAAGCTCCGTCATAAGCTCGGTCTGGACGAACCGGTCTATATTCGATACGGCAAGTTTGTCGGTCGTCTCGTTCGGGGTGATCTGGGGGATTCCATCATGTCCGGTCGACCTGTTGCGGAGGAGCTGAAGGAGAAGCTGGCCGCAACCATCGAGCTCTCGGTCTTCGCCATGCTGATCGCCACGGCGGTGGGAATCCTTGCCGGCTTCATATCGGCCTGGAAGCAGTACAGTCTCTTTGATTACGTCTCCATGGTGGGGGCGCTGGTGGGGGTCTCCATGCCCATCTACTGGCTCGGTTTCATGCTGATTATCCTCTTCAGTCTGCACCTGGGATGGCTCCCCACCTCGGGGCGGCTCGACGCCACCATGTCTCTGGTCTCCACTACGGGCTTCTATCTGATCGACACGCTGCTTTCGGGCAACTGGAATGCCTTTGTGAACGTCGTGCGCCATCTCGTGATGCCCGCCATCTGTCTGGCCACGGTCCCCATGGCCATCATCGCCCGGATGACCCGCTCGTCCATGCTGGAGGCTCTCAACCAGGACTATGTGCGGACAGCGAAGGCCAAGGGCGTCGGCGCAAACAAGATCCTCTTCGTCCACGCCTTCAAGAACGCCGCCATCCCGATCATCACCGTGCTGGGGCTCCAGTTCGGCTACCTCATGGGCGGTGCGATCCTTACGGAGACGGTCTTCTCATGGCCCGGTGTGGGAAGATGGGTTCTGGAAGGCATCCTGGCCCGGGACTTTCCCGTCATCGCCGGCGGAACGATGGCCGTGGCGGGGCTCTTCGTGCTGGTCAACCTCTGTGTGGATATCCTCTACGCCTTTGTTGACCCCCGTATCCGCTATTAG
- a CDS encoding ABC transporter substrate-binding protein: MKRIAFVLLAALILACFAMPAMASEKVFVFGRGGDAVRLDPADITDGESYKVCMLVFETLVQFKDGSTMVEPALAKSWDVSDDGLVWTFHLREGVTFHDGTPFTADAVVFSLERQMNPDHPGHKGDFAYWSYMYSQIESVEAVDDYTVRISLDKPYAPFLSNMACFPVMIVSPHSMLEMGVEDFRTHPVGTGPYEFVEWKKNDRIVLKAYDDYWGGRRKVDRIIYRSIPDNTTRMMALLAGEIDAMDGISAQNIKTLKQENPEDIKLLASPGMNTGYMAMNMTKEPFGNLKVRKAVAYAINKKRLVKEIYQGMAKPANQMLPPTLWGYNRDIEDYGYDPEKARKLLAEAGYPDGFETELWYMPVPRQYMPDGKLVAQAIQQDLAEVGVDVELVTYDWGTYLEKLEELEHTMCLIGWMGDNGDPDNFMYVLLDKDNAQKGSAQNYAVWKNEEYHELMMEGQTTMAQEEREALYIQSAELMHQDVPVIPIANAYNLALVNTAKVDNFKLHPILKFILADIDINQ, encoded by the coding sequence GTGAAACGTATTGCATTTGTTCTGTTGGCTGCGCTGATTCTTGCTTGTTTCGCCATGCCTGCCATGGCTTCGGAAAAGGTGTTTGTCTTCGGACGCGGCGGCGATGCCGTGCGGCTCGACCCGGCGGATATCACCGACGGCGAATCCTACAAGGTCTGTATGCTGGTCTTTGAGACCCTGGTACAGTTCAAGGACGGCTCGACTATGGTCGAACCGGCCCTGGCCAAGAGCTGGGATGTCTCCGACGACGGACTGGTCTGGACCTTCCATCTCCGCGAGGGCGTGACCTTCCACGACGGCACCCCCTTTACGGCCGATGCGGTGGTGTTCTCGCTGGAGCGGCAGATGAACCCCGACCATCCCGGACACAAGGGCGATTTCGCCTACTGGAGCTACATGTACAGCCAGATCGAATCCGTAGAGGCTGTGGACGACTATACGGTGCGTATCAGTCTGGACAAGCCCTACGCACCCTTCCTCTCCAACATGGCCTGTTTCCCGGTGATGATCGTGAGTCCCCACTCCATGCTGGAGATGGGCGTGGAGGATTTCCGTACCCATCCGGTGGGCACCGGCCCCTACGAGTTCGTGGAGTGGAAGAAGAACGACCGCATCGTCCTGAAGGCCTACGATGACTACTGGGGCGGCCGGCGCAAGGTCGACCGGATCATCTACCGTTCGATCCCCGACAACACCACCCGCATGATGGCCCTGCTGGCCGGGGAGATCGACGCCATGGACGGGATCTCCGCCCAGAACATCAAGACCCTGAAGCAGGAGAATCCCGAGGATATCAAGCTCCTGGCCTCCCCGGGCATGAACACCGGCTACATGGCCATGAACATGACCAAGGAACCCTTCGGCAACCTGAAGGTCCGCAAGGCCGTCGCCTATGCCATCAACAAGAAGCGTCTGGTCAAGGAGATCTACCAGGGGATGGCCAAGCCCGCCAACCAGATGCTGCCGCCCACCCTCTGGGGCTACAACCGCGACATCGAGGACTACGGCTACGATCCGGAGAAGGCCAGGAAGCTCCTCGCCGAGGCGGGCTATCCCGACGGCTTCGAGACGGAACTCTGGTACATGCCCGTGCCCAGGCAGTACATGCCCGACGGCAAGCTGGTGGCCCAGGCGATCCAGCAGGATCTCGCCGAGGTCGGCGTGGACGTGGAGCTGGTGACCTATGACTGGGGCACCTATCTGGAGAAGCTGGAGGAGCTGGAGCACACCATGTGCCTCATCGGCTGGATGGGCGACAATGGCGACCCCGACAACTTCATGTACGTGCTCCTCGACAAGGACAACGCCCAGAAGGGTAGCGCCCAGAACTACGCGGTCTGGAAGAACGAAGAGTACCACGAGCTGATGATGGAGGGCCAGACGACCATGGCGCAGGAAGAGCGCGAAGCCCTCTACATCCAGTCGGCGGAACTGATGCACCAGGATGTTCCCGTGATCCCCATCGCCAACGCCTACAACCTGGCGCTGGTGAACACGGCCAAGGTGGACAACTTCAAGCTCCATCCCATCCTGAAGTTCATCCTCGCGGATATCGATATCAACCAGTAG
- a CDS encoding Cof-type HAD-IIB family hydrolase, with protein sequence MVTDLDGTVAHHGHISPSAREAAEALRAEGWQIMVATGRVLAATRGLARELGARGPAIVYDGARIMDTEDASVYRQWESERSAVQEALRFVWRNNLILQVYGDEQVYCRPGDVRTRRFFEGTGMSVNAVLDTPDLPGGRIFRMICFGEPQEICTLEEEVRHELAGRLSVMRAGSRFLDILPLGVSKGAALQTVREQLVPAGLPVVAVGDHMNDFAMLEHAEVAVAPDDAPPTLRSVADLVIPSAGDGGFEQLVRRIMDGDVVRTDEGAI encoded by the coding sequence TTGGTAACAGATCTGGACGGAACGGTGGCCCACCACGGACATATCTCCCCTTCGGCCCGGGAGGCGGCGGAGGCCCTGCGGGCCGAAGGGTGGCAGATCATGGTGGCTACCGGAAGGGTTCTGGCGGCGACGCGCGGCCTGGCCCGCGAGCTGGGAGCCCGGGGCCCTGCCATTGTCTACGACGGGGCCCGCATTATGGATACCGAGGATGCTTCCGTGTACCGCCAGTGGGAGTCAGAGCGGTCGGCGGTGCAGGAGGCTCTGCGCTTTGTCTGGAGGAACAATCTGATCCTCCAGGTCTACGGCGACGAGCAGGTCTACTGTCGTCCCGGGGATGTCCGGACCAGGCGTTTCTTTGAGGGAACCGGGATGTCCGTTAACGCGGTGCTCGACACACCGGACCTTCCCGGTGGACGGATCTTCCGGATGATCTGTTTCGGCGAACCCCAGGAGATCTGTACGCTGGAAGAGGAGGTTCGCCATGAGCTGGCCGGGCGGCTCTCGGTCATGCGGGCGGGGTCGCGGTTCCTCGATATCCTTCCCCTGGGGGTGTCCAAGGGAGCCGCGCTCCAGACTGTCCGTGAACAGCTCGTTCCGGCGGGACTGCCGGTGGTCGCCGTGGGTGACCATATGAACGATTTCGCCATGCTGGAGCATGCCGAGGTGGCGGTCGCCCCCGATGATGCCCCGCCGACACTGCGGAGCGTCGCCGATCTGGTGATCCCCTCGGCCGGAGACGGGGGCTTCGAACAGCTGGTGCGGCGTATCATGGACGGTGATGTGGTGCGAACCGACGAAGGCGCAATCTGA